Proteins co-encoded in one Saprospira grandis genomic window:
- the msrB gene encoding peptide-methionine (R)-S-oxide reductase MsrB, giving the protein MKKVEKTEAQWRAQLQPEEYRILRQAGTERPFTGTYYQEERPGQYSCKACNWPLFDAQQKYHSGCGWPSFWTELGSANIIQRPDYSHGMQRIELLCPQCESHLGHIFNDGPAPTGLRYCINSASLNFSPKE; this is encoded by the coding sequence ATGAAAAAAGTAGAAAAAACCGAGGCCCAATGGAGGGCCCAACTTCAGCCAGAAGAGTACCGCATTTTGCGACAAGCAGGTACCGAACGCCCCTTTACGGGAACCTATTACCAAGAAGAGCGCCCTGGCCAATATAGCTGCAAAGCCTGCAATTGGCCCCTCTTTGATGCCCAACAAAAATATCACTCGGGCTGTGGCTGGCCCAGCTTCTGGACCGAGCTAGGCAGCGCCAACATCATCCAACGGCCAGATTATAGCCATGGCATGCAACGCATCGAGCTGCTTTGCCCCCAATGCGAATCGCATCTGGGCCATATCTTTAATGATGGGCCAGCCCCTACGGGCCTTCGCTATTGTATCAATTCGGCTAGCCTGAACTTTAGCCCCAAAGAATAA
- a CDS encoding DUF2256 domain-containing protein, protein MKKDPRKKPWKKEQLPSKICIHCGRPFNWRKKWAKNWDAVKYCSKACRNGKTPTTSR, encoded by the coding sequence ATGAAGAAAGACCCTAGAAAAAAGCCTTGGAAAAAAGAGCAGCTCCCTTCCAAAATTTGTATACATTGCGGCCGCCCCTTCAACTGGAGAAAGAAGTGGGCAAAAAACTGGGATGCTGTAAAATACTGCTCTAAAGCTTGCCGCAATGGAAAAACGCCTACAACTTCAAGATAG
- a CDS encoding Fic family protein yields MQYSSRITVFRGRAAAEEGYLVGYGAIINALGLAVPYPEKLALISLKHRQYETEAWRVFSVRYQPEDDLWSQLVFALKYEGINLLFFKKLFETIAEKELLAFLALAPGGKYSRKIWFLYEWLMGQHLPLDDLKRGNYCLLLDEHLQYGVRPERSARHRILNNLPGLPGFCPLIFRSQELDDCIAEGFSSWTNNFNSADLERASAYLVLKDSRASFSIEGERPRANQAWAWARLLGQAGQQPLSISLLEELQTVVLGGKQKRALGIRQQEGFIGEHDWATGQPMPEHISAKASDLEDLLACYLASYEYLEEKEFPLVLLAAEMAFAFVFIHPFVDGNGRLHRYLFHHILGARGVQTSVWPISAAILNDLKGYHQALSSYSAAVLSFIEWRESADHNVLISNETADYYRYFDVSRQAQFFCSCLAQIKAELLPKELAYLAAYDCFKRGLLEKMELSDAEISLLHQFLKQNQGRLSKRALKKEFRHFEQEEINWAEACFARAFDF; encoded by the coding sequence ATGCAATATTCATCAAGGATAACTGTTTTTCGGGGGCGTGCTGCTGCTGAAGAGGGCTATTTAGTGGGTTATGGGGCTATTATCAATGCTTTAGGATTAGCAGTTCCTTATCCTGAGAAATTGGCTTTAATTAGTTTGAAGCATCGACAATATGAAACGGAAGCTTGGCGAGTTTTTTCTGTTCGTTATCAGCCAGAGGATGATTTATGGTCGCAATTGGTATTTGCTTTAAAATATGAAGGCATCAACTTGCTTTTTTTCAAAAAGCTGTTTGAGACTATAGCAGAAAAAGAGCTATTAGCATTTTTGGCTTTGGCGCCAGGGGGGAAATACAGTCGAAAGATTTGGTTTTTGTATGAATGGTTAATGGGCCAGCATTTGCCTTTAGATGATTTGAAGCGGGGAAACTATTGCTTATTGTTGGATGAGCATTTGCAGTATGGGGTTCGGCCAGAGCGTTCTGCACGGCATAGGATTTTGAATAATTTGCCAGGATTGCCAGGCTTTTGCCCTTTAATATTTCGGAGCCAAGAACTAGATGACTGTATAGCAGAGGGTTTTTCTAGCTGGACGAATAATTTTAATTCCGCAGATTTGGAGCGAGCGAGCGCCTATTTAGTCTTAAAAGATTCTAGGGCTTCCTTTTCTATAGAAGGAGAGCGGCCTAGGGCAAATCAGGCTTGGGCCTGGGCTCGTTTGTTGGGGCAAGCGGGGCAGCAGCCCTTGTCGATTTCTTTATTAGAAGAGTTGCAAACTGTTGTTTTGGGGGGCAAGCAAAAGCGGGCATTAGGTATACGTCAGCAAGAGGGATTTATAGGAGAGCATGATTGGGCAACAGGGCAGCCGATGCCAGAGCATATTTCTGCAAAAGCTTCGGATCTAGAGGATCTATTAGCTTGTTATTTGGCTAGTTATGAATATTTAGAGGAGAAAGAGTTTCCCTTGGTTTTATTGGCTGCAGAAATGGCTTTTGCCTTTGTCTTCATTCATCCTTTTGTTGATGGAAATGGGCGTTTACATCGTTATCTTTTTCATCATATATTGGGGGCTAGGGGCGTACAGACTTCTGTTTGGCCTATATCAGCAGCTATACTTAATGATTTAAAAGGATATCATCAGGCGCTCAGCAGCTATTCTGCTGCAGTTTTATCTTTTATAGAATGGCGGGAATCGGCAGATCATAATGTCTTGATTAGCAATGAGACGGCAGACTACTATCGCTACTTTGATGTTAGTCGGCAAGCTCAGTTTTTTTGTAGTTGTTTGGCGCAAATTAAGGCCGAACTGCTTCCCAAAGAATTGGCTTACTTGGCAGCTTATGATTGCTTTAAAAGAGGGCTGCTAGAAAAAATGGAGCTCTCAGATGCTGAAATAAGTTTATTGCATCAATTTTTAAAACAGAATCAGGGGCGTTTATCAAAAAGAGCCTTAAAAAAAGAATTTCGTCATTTTGAGCAGGAAGAAATAAACTGGGCCGAGGCTTGTTTTGCTCGGGCCTTTGATTTTTGA
- the metK gene encoding methionine adenosyltransferase, with protein sequence MPYLFTSESVSEGHPDKVADQISDAILDAFLANDPSSKVACESFVTTGLVVVGGEVRSEAYVDIQKAIRKTLHKIGYTKAEYQFDYNSCGIMSAIHEQSADIAQGVDVGREEEEQGAGDQGMMFGFATNETDNYMPLALDLSHRLLRELADIRKAGKEMTYLRPDAKSQVTIEYNDDHQPIRINTIVLSTQHDDFAEEKAMRDQIQKDVIETLVPRVKASLPERIQALFDDKIIYHVNPTGKFVIGGPHGDAGLTGRKIIVDTYGGKGAHGGGAFSGKDPSKVDRSAAYATRHIAKNLVAAGVADQALVQVAYAIGVAEPVGLFVDTYGTAKVDMNDGEIAKTLSSLFDLRPSAVIRNLGLRNPIYSETAAYGHMGRPSEMKEVEVLTPQGWEKRQVETFTWERLDRVEDIKKAFGL encoded by the coding sequence ATGCCATATTTGTTCACATCAGAGTCGGTCTCTGAGGGGCATCCCGATAAAGTAGCCGACCAAATCTCAGATGCTATCCTAGATGCTTTTTTGGCCAATGATCCTAGTTCTAAGGTAGCCTGTGAAAGCTTTGTGACCACAGGTTTGGTGGTTGTGGGCGGTGAAGTTCGCTCAGAAGCTTATGTAGATATCCAAAAAGCGATTCGCAAAACTTTGCATAAAATCGGTTATACTAAGGCTGAATATCAATTTGATTACAACTCTTGCGGAATCATGTCTGCTATCCACGAACAATCTGCCGATATTGCGCAGGGCGTAGATGTGGGACGTGAAGAAGAGGAGCAGGGCGCTGGTGACCAAGGAATGATGTTCGGTTTTGCCACCAACGAAACCGATAACTACATGCCTTTGGCCCTAGACCTTTCTCACCGTTTGTTGAGAGAGTTGGCAGACATTCGCAAGGCGGGTAAAGAAATGACTTACCTCCGCCCCGATGCCAAGTCTCAGGTAACCATTGAGTACAATGACGACCATCAGCCGATCCGCATCAACACGATCGTTTTGTCTACACAACATGACGATTTTGCAGAGGAAAAAGCCATGCGCGATCAAATCCAAAAGGATGTGATCGAAACCTTGGTGCCCCGCGTAAAAGCAAGCTTGCCCGAGCGTATTCAGGCCCTTTTTGATGACAAGATCATCTATCACGTCAACCCCACAGGTAAGTTCGTTATTGGTGGTCCTCATGGCGATGCTGGTTTGACCGGCCGCAAGATCATTGTAGATACTTATGGTGGAAAAGGTGCCCACGGTGGTGGCGCTTTCTCTGGTAAAGATCCTTCAAAAGTAGACCGTTCTGCTGCTTATGCTACTCGCCACATTGCCAAAAACTTGGTGGCTGCCGGCGTTGCTGATCAAGCACTCGTTCAGGTGGCTTACGCCATTGGTGTAGCCGAGCCCGTAGGTCTTTTTGTAGACACTTATGGCACGGCCAAAGTAGATATGAACGATGGGGAAATCGCTAAAACGCTTTCTTCTTTGTTCGATCTTCGCCCTTCTGCCGTAATTCGCAACCTCGGCCTACGCAATCCTATCTATTCTGAAACTGCTGCTTATGGTCACATGGGCCGCCCTTCAGAAATGAAAGAGGTAGAAGTATTGACGCCTCAGGGCTGGGAAAAACGCCAAGTGGAAACCTTCACTTGGGAGCGTTTGGACCGTGTAGAAGATATCAAAAAGGCTTTTGGTCTTTAG
- a CDS encoding putative sugar nucleotidyl transferase — MLNIILFSNEAQRIRLRPFSYSRPIGAFRLGIDCLAEKWQALLGGEVSHFTAPYLAQKYPCQFEEENLLVRATVLPSADLILAIEQLQLGESLADAQGQSIALKLNCLAAQQYLAGQLLEPPIQQNYLGELVELKGPWDLFQLNDDQLRQDFDRLKGQGQKLSASNRLIGPEDQLYIHPSAHVEGSILNTQTGPIYIGPKAQVLEGCMLRGPIALNEGAVLKMGAKVYGATTLGPYAKMGGEISNVNVFGYSNKGHDGFLGNAVLGEWCNLGADTNSSNLKNNYGKVKVWNYAQEQFEQTDLQFCGLLMGDHSKTGINSMLNTATTVGFSANLYGADFPEKFIPSFAWGSKNNWQSYSLDKAMQTAERMMQRRNIPFDEKESQLFEQLFLRTKNYRKWE, encoded by the coding sequence ATGCTCAACATCATCTTATTTAGTAATGAGGCCCAACGCATCCGTTTGCGCCCATTTAGTTATAGCCGCCCCATTGGCGCTTTTCGTTTGGGGATAGACTGCTTGGCGGAAAAATGGCAGGCCTTGCTTGGCGGAGAGGTCTCGCATTTTACGGCCCCTTATTTGGCCCAAAAATATCCCTGCCAATTTGAAGAGGAAAACTTATTGGTTCGGGCTACCGTCCTTCCCTCTGCAGATTTGATTTTGGCCATTGAGCAGCTTCAACTGGGCGAAAGCCTAGCCGATGCCCAAGGGCAATCTATTGCTTTGAAGCTGAACTGCCTAGCGGCCCAACAATATTTGGCGGGCCAATTGCTCGAGCCGCCCATTCAGCAAAACTACCTAGGCGAATTAGTCGAGTTAAAAGGACCTTGGGACCTCTTTCAGCTCAATGATGATCAGCTTCGGCAAGACTTTGATCGCCTGAAGGGCCAGGGCCAAAAACTTTCGGCTAGCAACCGTTTGATTGGGCCAGAAGATCAGCTCTATATTCATCCAAGCGCCCATGTAGAAGGCAGTATTTTGAATACCCAAACGGGGCCTATCTATATTGGTCCCAAGGCTCAGGTATTAGAGGGATGTATGTTGCGTGGACCGATTGCGCTAAACGAGGGGGCCGTCCTGAAAATGGGTGCTAAGGTCTATGGCGCAACAACTCTGGGCCCTTATGCTAAAATGGGCGGAGAAATCAGTAATGTCAATGTCTTTGGCTACTCGAACAAAGGACATGACGGATTTTTGGGCAATGCCGTTTTGGGCGAATGGTGCAACCTGGGTGCAGATACCAATAGCTCCAACCTCAAAAACAACTATGGTAAAGTCAAAGTATGGAACTACGCCCAAGAGCAATTTGAGCAAACCGACTTACAATTTTGTGGGCTGCTGATGGGCGACCACAGCAAAACGGGCATCAATAGTATGCTCAATACGGCCACTACCGTAGGCTTTTCGGCCAACCTCTACGGGGCCGACTTCCCCGAAAAGTTTATCCCTTCTTTTGCCTGGGGCAGCAAAAACAACTGGCAAAGCTATAGCCTCGATAAAGCCATGCAAACCGCAGAGCGGATGATGCAACGCCGCAATATCCCCTTTGATGAAAAAGAAAGCCAGCTTTTTGAACAGCTTTTCCTACGGACCAAAAACTATCGAAAATGGGAGTAG
- a CDS encoding haloacid dehalogenase, whose amino-acid sequence MLSLWLIPNHQAYRQLAQHIKALSSLDDSPRFCPHLTLLSGLLEPAELLAPKLAAWAEELLPIALDFHPCGELEAYYRCLFLNKQANSKIDQLRAEAQQLFEHLELHPFVPQLSFLYGALPIFNEESKGQTIPLHFDRLQLVHTAPRPNEWEILTEIKL is encoded by the coding sequence ATGCTTTCTCTTTGGTTAATCCCTAATCATCAGGCTTATCGGCAGTTGGCCCAACACATTAAGGCCCTATCGAGCTTAGATGATTCGCCGCGTTTTTGCCCCCACCTAACGCTTTTGTCTGGCTTACTAGAGCCAGCCGAGCTGCTTGCGCCAAAGTTGGCGGCTTGGGCCGAGGAGCTACTGCCCATTGCCCTAGATTTTCATCCCTGTGGCGAGCTAGAGGCCTATTATCGCTGCCTTTTTCTTAATAAGCAAGCAAATTCTAAGATCGACCAGCTCCGAGCGGAGGCCCAGCAGCTTTTTGAACATCTGGAGTTGCATCCTTTTGTGCCACAGCTGAGCTTTTTGTATGGGGCCCTGCCCATTTTTAATGAAGAAAGCAAGGGCCAGACGATTCCGCTACATTTTGACCGCCTGCAGCTGGTGCATACGGCTCCTCGGCCCAATGAATGGGAAATTCTGACTGAAATTAAGTTGTAG
- a CDS encoding spermidine synthase produces MGVAVTKKPNFLKKIASYFYSFLLEQAESPISGPLELHYRQGRYMLSTAHAIYSYEDLYHNFRLAFDYLQPEKKGIQSVLILGFAMGSICQLLENRGLKANYLGVEIDPIIISWSERYILSELSANICIQQADAAKFLQKNTDKFELILIDLFVDNQVPEAFRTIDFLQNIQEHLAPNGHIIYNSMSDQKGHTAFLEQFRQVFPKMHSLEIGKNQLLFNFA; encoded by the coding sequence ATGGGAGTAGCCGTCACAAAAAAGCCCAACTTCTTAAAAAAAATAGCCAGCTACTTCTATAGCTTCCTTTTAGAGCAGGCAGAAAGCCCCATTAGCGGCCCTCTAGAACTGCACTACCGCCAAGGGCGCTATATGTTGAGTACAGCCCATGCAATTTATTCTTATGAAGACCTCTATCACAATTTTCGGCTAGCTTTTGACTACCTGCAGCCCGAAAAAAAAGGCATCCAATCGGTCCTTATTTTAGGTTTTGCCATGGGCAGTATTTGTCAGCTCCTTGAAAATAGAGGACTAAAAGCCAACTACTTAGGAGTAGAAATCGATCCCATCATCATCAGTTGGAGTGAACGCTATATTTTAAGCGAATTATCGGCTAATATTTGCATTCAACAAGCTGATGCGGCCAAGTTTTTGCAAAAAAACACAGACAAGTTTGAGCTGATACTCATTGACCTATTTGTAGATAATCAGGTCCCTGAAGCCTTCAGAACCATAGACTTTCTACAAAATATTCAGGAACATTTAGCCCCAAATGGGCATATAATATACAACAGTATGTCCGATCAAAAGGGACATACAGCATTTTTGGAACAATTTCGGCAAGTCTTTCCGAAAATGCACAGCCTAGAAATTGGAAAGAACCAGCTCCTTTTTAATTTTGCATAA
- the bshA gene encoding N-acetyl-alpha-D-glucosaminyl L-malate synthase BshA, whose product MKIGIVCYPTYGGSGVVATELGKGLADRGHKVHFITYAPPARLDGFHENIVYNEVRFADYPLFDYPPYETALASKLVDVVKYDQLDVLHVHYAVPHASVAYMAKKILLQEGIYIPTVTTLHGTDITLVGKQPVYEPVVSFAINKSDGVTAVSDSLRKDTYANFEVDQEIEVIYNFIDFDRFKRSNKEHFRKAIAPHGEKILIHISNFRKVKRVEDVVKIFAQVRAELPAKLLLVGDGPERQKLEQLCRELGLCADIRFLGKQDAVEELLAVSDLFIMPSASESFGLSALEAMACEVPVISTNVGGLPEVNLHGVTGFCSDLGEVDEMAANAIKLLKDEGLHQEFQKAALEHAKKFSIENILPQYEAYYEKVIQRSVYPKEALD is encoded by the coding sequence ATGAAAATAGGAATTGTTTGTTATCCTACCTATGGAGGTAGCGGTGTTGTTGCCACAGAATTGGGCAAAGGCCTAGCCGATAGAGGCCATAAAGTTCATTTTATTACCTATGCTCCTCCGGCTCGTTTGGATGGATTTCATGAGAATATTGTCTATAATGAGGTTCGTTTTGCAGACTATCCTCTTTTTGATTATCCGCCTTATGAGACGGCCCTGGCCTCTAAGTTGGTGGATGTGGTCAAATATGATCAACTAGACGTTTTGCATGTGCATTATGCGGTGCCGCATGCTTCGGTGGCCTATATGGCCAAGAAAATATTGCTGCAAGAAGGCATTTATATTCCGACTGTGACGACCTTGCATGGGACCGATATTACGCTGGTGGGCAAGCAGCCCGTTTATGAGCCAGTGGTCAGTTTTGCGATCAATAAATCGGATGGGGTAACGGCGGTATCGGATAGTTTGCGGAAAGATACTTATGCCAACTTTGAGGTGGACCAAGAGATTGAGGTCATTTATAACTTCATTGATTTTGACCGATTTAAGCGCTCGAACAAAGAGCATTTTCGCAAAGCTATTGCGCCTCATGGCGAAAAAATATTGATTCACATTTCTAATTTTCGCAAGGTAAAGCGGGTAGAGGATGTGGTTAAGATTTTTGCGCAGGTTCGGGCCGAGTTACCTGCCAAGCTACTGTTGGTTGGCGATGGGCCAGAGCGGCAAAAGTTAGAACAATTGTGTAGAGAATTGGGCCTTTGTGCAGATATTCGCTTTTTGGGTAAGCAAGATGCAGTAGAAGAGTTATTGGCCGTTTCGGACCTCTTTATTATGCCTTCGGCTAGTGAGAGCTTTGGCCTTTCGGCCCTAGAGGCTATGGCCTGTGAGGTCCCCGTAATTTCAACCAATGTGGGCGGTTTGCCCGAAGTCAATTTGCATGGGGTGACGGGCTTTTGCTCCGATTTGGGCGAGGTAGATGAAATGGCCGCCAATGCCATTAAGTTGCTCAAGGATGAAGGGCTGCATCAGGAATTCCAGAAGGCGGCCTTAGAACATGCCAAAAAGTTTTCGATAGAAAACATACTGCCTCAGTATGAGGCCTATTATGAGAAAGTGA
- a CDS encoding transporter yields the protein MHRLIIFLLSFFPLLLLAQINTDRPTQSESSALVLPKQLQLELGSSWQQAPDLQAYQLPGFSWRYGLIKGLELRALGQLQHLRPEQEQLKNYWNLSGLQLGTKMQLFSSSSGAAEGAWVSQIALPVQTYAGASNWAWTNKLAFSHQLNSRHNLAYNLGTHYAEGGQHSFSYTLCWSYSLAKGWTIFLEPYGQFSPQNNPQLWANTGLIYLLNNNLQLDCSFGLDLQTAQQYFIGLGLSSRFFAPSKAKEEEED from the coding sequence ATGCATCGACTAATTATCTTTCTCCTCAGCTTTTTCCCGCTTCTTCTATTGGCCCAAATCAATACCGACCGCCCCACTCAATCCGAAAGCTCGGCCCTTGTTTTGCCCAAGCAACTACAGCTAGAGCTGGGCAGTAGCTGGCAGCAAGCCCCCGATTTACAGGCCTATCAATTGCCTGGTTTTTCTTGGCGCTACGGCCTCATTAAAGGCTTAGAATTGCGGGCCTTGGGGCAGCTGCAGCACCTTCGTCCTGAGCAAGAGCAGCTAAAAAACTACTGGAACCTTTCGGGCCTTCAGCTAGGCACAAAAATGCAGCTTTTTTCTAGCTCTTCTGGAGCTGCAGAAGGGGCTTGGGTCAGCCAAATAGCCCTTCCTGTGCAGACTTATGCGGGAGCGAGCAACTGGGCCTGGACCAACAAATTGGCCTTTAGCCATCAGCTCAATAGCCGACACAATTTGGCCTATAATCTGGGCACTCATTATGCCGAAGGGGGCCAACATAGCTTTAGCTACACCCTTTGCTGGTCCTATAGTTTGGCCAAGGGTTGGACCATTTTTCTAGAGCCTTATGGGCAGTTTTCGCCGCAAAACAATCCGCAACTTTGGGCCAATACGGGCCTCATTTATTTGCTCAATAACAACCTTCAGCTCGACTGTTCTTTTGGCCTAGACCTACAAACGGCCCAACAGTATTTTATTGGCCTAGGCCTCAGTAGCCGCTTTTTTGCCCCTTCCAAGGCTAAAGAAGAAGAGGAAGACTAG
- a CDS encoding glyceraldehyde-3-phosphate dehydrogenase, with translation MDIKTTAAPFEEHLSKWRENEKTALELQRLVGELRFDRSIEIVLFRRDIYDSRPSQIINDHLFAKNYVKKPITAQMSLAITEAIAKLDLAPSKIDIGKLATEWLSLDQSESPSLEEFVADQLKDFVGQTAKDAQNVSPKDVVVYGFGRIGRLAVRILTEMMGRGEQLRLRAIVLRPRKGGDLVAELNKRASLLRKDSVHGKLRGTVQVLHKENQLIINSCKVQIIYAAQPEDIDYREYGINEALIIDSTGAWKDREGLSRHLRPGVDRVLFTAPAKGIKNVVYGINQSDLDLNSEDDKVVCAASCTTNAIAPVLKVLNDNFGIEKGHMETIHAYTSSQNLLDNYHKKERRGRGAATNMVITSSGASSALKEVLPALTGKITGSSVRVPIPDGSVAIMTLNLDKAISLEELNQAMRQASLHGDLFEQIQYSTSKEFVSADVIGAQACSVYDAPASKISADGKTITIYVWYDNEYGYTRQVLRLAKYVSQVRRYHYY, from the coding sequence ATGGATATCAAAACCACTGCTGCCCCCTTTGAGGAGCACTTGAGCAAATGGCGCGAAAATGAAAAAACAGCCCTTGAACTTCAGCGCCTAGTTGGAGAACTGCGCTTTGATCGCTCTATTGAGATTGTCCTTTTCCGTCGAGATATTTATGATAGCCGCCCTAGCCAAATTATTAATGACCACCTTTTTGCCAAAAATTACGTCAAAAAGCCCATTACGGCTCAGATGAGTTTGGCCATTACCGAGGCCATTGCCAAATTGGACCTAGCCCCCTCTAAAATTGATATTGGGAAATTGGCCACAGAATGGCTGAGCCTAGACCAAAGTGAAAGCCCTAGCCTAGAAGAGTTTGTGGCCGATCAGCTTAAGGATTTTGTGGGACAAACCGCCAAAGATGCTCAGAATGTCAGCCCCAAAGATGTGGTGGTTTATGGTTTTGGTCGTATTGGTCGCCTAGCCGTTCGCATTCTTACCGAAATGATGGGCCGTGGCGAGCAACTTCGTCTGCGCGCCATCGTTTTGCGCCCCCGAAAAGGAGGCGATTTGGTGGCCGAACTCAATAAACGAGCCTCGCTTTTGCGCAAAGATTCTGTGCATGGCAAATTGAGAGGAACCGTGCAGGTGTTGCATAAAGAAAACCAACTCATTATTAATAGCTGTAAGGTGCAGATTATCTATGCCGCCCAGCCTGAAGATATTGACTACCGAGAATATGGCATCAATGAGGCCCTCATTATTGATAGTACCGGGGCTTGGAAAGACCGTGAAGGCCTAAGCCGCCACCTTCGTCCGGGCGTAGATCGCGTGCTCTTTACCGCTCCCGCCAAAGGCATCAAAAATGTGGTCTATGGCATCAACCAAAGCGATTTGGACCTCAATAGCGAGGACGATAAAGTCGTTTGTGCCGCCTCTTGTACCACCAATGCTATTGCCCCCGTGCTCAAGGTGCTCAATGATAATTTTGGGATTGAAAAAGGCCATATGGAAACTATCCATGCCTATACCAGCTCTCAGAATTTGCTGGATAACTACCACAAAAAAGAACGCCGTGGACGTGGAGCCGCCACTAATATGGTCATCACTTCTTCTGGAGCCAGCTCGGCCCTAAAAGAAGTATTGCCCGCCTTGACAGGTAAAATTACGGGCTCTTCTGTACGGGTACCTATTCCCGACGGTTCTGTGGCCATTATGACTCTCAACCTCGATAAGGCCATCAGCCTTGAGGAGCTCAACCAAGCTATGCGTCAGGCCTCTTTGCATGGCGACCTCTTTGAGCAAATTCAATACTCTACCTCTAAAGAGTTTGTTTCTGCCGATGTGATTGGCGCCCAAGCTTGCTCTGTTTATGATGCGCCCGCCAGCAAAATTTCTGCAGATGGCAAAACCATTACCATCTATGTTTGGTACGATAACGAATATGGCTACACCCGCCAAGTACTTCGCCTGGCCAAATATGTGAGCCAAGTACGCCGCTATCACTACTACTAG
- a CDS encoding flavin-containing monooxygenase: MPSILRFHQNDIFVPNRKNNVHGPKSLLQTEKKYAIIGAGPSGISAAKALKEQGIPFDGFELGVDVGGLWNINNPNSIVYESAHLISSKKQTEFKDFPMPEHWPDYPSHREMYSYFQAYAEEFDLYPHYSFQTKVIKTERKGEQWEITVEQNGQSSTHLYKGLIIANGMLAQPNYPKFKGEFTGEIWHSSQYKNAAIFEGKRVLIIGAGNSGCDIAVDAAHRSPKVDVSVRRGYYFVPKYIMGKPSDTLGGKWRLPRPLQQWIGGKLLKWVVGDLQNFGFPAPDHKVYESRPVMNTLILQHIGQGDINIRGDIKKFEGQTVHFKNGQKEEYDILMLATGYKLDYPFIDKKELNWQERAPKLYFNMFHPQYDNLFVLGMVEAVGLGWEGRAEQARLVANFIAGLEQGCAEALDFKTKKAGPNPDMTAGYKYLKQDNMPFCVDTSTYRSILEKEAAALPQ; this comes from the coding sequence ATGCCTAGCATCTTACGCTTTCACCAAAACGATATATTTGTGCCCAATCGCAAGAATAATGTCCACGGCCCCAAATCCCTCCTCCAAACAGAAAAAAAATATGCTATTATTGGTGCCGGTCCTTCGGGGATTTCTGCGGCCAAAGCACTCAAGGAACAAGGAATTCCTTTTGATGGCTTTGAGCTAGGTGTAGATGTTGGCGGATTATGGAATATCAATAATCCCAATAGCATTGTCTACGAGTCAGCTCACCTGATTTCTTCTAAAAAGCAAACGGAATTCAAGGATTTCCCTATGCCAGAGCATTGGCCCGACTATCCCTCTCATCGAGAGATGTATAGCTATTTTCAGGCTTATGCCGAGGAGTTTGACCTTTATCCTCACTACTCTTTTCAGACCAAGGTGATCAAGACCGAAAGAAAAGGAGAGCAGTGGGAGATTACGGTAGAGCAAAATGGCCAAAGTTCCACCCATCTATACAAGGGGCTCATTATTGCCAATGGCATGTTGGCCCAACCCAATTACCCCAAGTTTAAAGGGGAGTTTACTGGAGAAATCTGGCATTCTTCGCAGTATAAAAATGCGGCCATCTTTGAAGGTAAGCGGGTCTTGATTATTGGTGCTGGAAACAGTGGCTGCGATATTGCCGTAGATGCGGCGCACCGTTCGCCCAAGGTAGATGTCTCTGTCCGTAGAGGCTATTATTTTGTCCCTAAATATATTATGGGCAAACCCTCAGATACCTTAGGCGGAAAATGGCGCCTGCCCCGTCCTTTACAGCAATGGATTGGCGGAAAGCTCCTCAAATGGGTAGTTGGCGACCTTCAAAATTTTGGTTTTCCAGCCCCAGACCATAAGGTGTATGAGTCTCGGCCAGTAATGAATACGCTGATTTTACAGCATATTGGCCAAGGCGATATTAACATTCGTGGAGACATTAAGAAATTTGAGGGGCAGACGGTCCATTTTAAAAATGGCCAAAAGGAAGAGTACGATATCTTGATGTTGGCGACTGGCTATAAGCTAGATTATCCTTTTATTGACAAAAAGGAGCTGAACTGGCAAGAACGAGCGCCCAAGCTTTACTTCAATATGTTCCACCCTCAATATGATAACCTCTTTGTTTTGGGTATGGTAGAAGCCGTAGGTTTAGGCTGGGAAGGCCGAGCAGAGCAAGCCCGCTTAGTGGCCAACTTTATTGCTGGATTAGAACAAGGCTGTGCCGAAGCCCTAGACTTTAAGACGAAAAAAGCTGGTCCAAACCCAGATATGACTGCGGGTTATAAATACTTGAAGCAGGACAATATGCCTTTCTGTGTAGATACAAGCACCTACCGCTCTATTTTAGAGAAGGAGGCGGCGGCTCTACCGCAATAA